The stretch of DNA GATTAGGTCCCCCACTTCTCCCCCTACCCCCACGATGAGACCAAGGGCGATCGTGTGCCCCCAATTCAATAACGGCAATTGATAGACCTTGATCAGCACCACGGCCGCCATCGCGCCGACCAGGCCTCCGATCGCTCCTTCCCAGGTCTTCTTGGGCGAAATCGCAGGCGCCAGCGGCCGGCGGCCGAAGAGTCGCCCGGCCACATAGGCCAGCGTGTCGTTGCTCCAGATGCCGACCAGCAGCGCCGCCATCAACCAGAACGCGGTCAGGGAGTCCACGCCTCCCCCCTCGCGCAGCCGCAGCACCGCGAGCTGAGCGGCAAAAAACGCCGGATAAAACACGCCGGCATAAACCCACGCCAGACGCTCCCACACCTCGCGCCGCCCGGCAAAAAAGGTGGCGTAGACCAGCAGTCCGACGGCCAGCAGCACCAGCGCCGGCCACGCGGCCGGAACCCGGATCTGCAGCACGACGAGTGCTCCCATGAGGAGCCCCACCAGCCGGAGCGCGTGCCGCTCGTCGGCGCCGCTCATTTTGTAGAACTCGATCTGGGCGGCGACGGTCAGCACCCCGACGAGCAGCAGAAACAACGAACCGCCCGCATACACCGCCCCGATCACCAGCGGTAC from Rhodothermales bacterium encodes:
- a CDS encoding phosphatidate cytidylyltransferase; this encodes MMSRNTTTLPRPLSNLAQRILTALIGVPLVIGAVYAGGSLFLLLVGVLTVAAQIEFYKMSGADERHALRLVGLLMGALVVLQIRVPAAWPALVLLAVGLLVYATFFAGRREVWERLAWVYAGVFYPAFFAAQLAVLRLREGGGVDSLTAFWLMAALLVGIWSNDTLAYVAGRLFGRRPLAPAISPKKTWEGAIGGLVGAMAAVVLIKVYQLPLLNWGHTIALGLIVGVGGEVGDLIESRLKREWGVKDSGNLLPGHGGILDRIDGLLFTAPLYVLYLTYVAGVYR